The Triticum aestivum cultivar Chinese Spring chromosome 6D, IWGSC CS RefSeq v2.1, whole genome shotgun sequence genomic sequence GGAGGCCGGAAGCAGCCAGCGATGTGGTCGGCAATGGTGCCTCCCAGCTCTGTGAGCGCATGCGTACTCTTGCGTCCGCAAGATCCAACCATCAGCTGGAAACGAGATGGGAGAGAAAAGGTGAGAGAAATTGAGGCGGCCACCATTTTCCCGTCCTTGTGTGCCCTCTTTCCTCACCGTAACTCGATTTCTTTACAGGCATGAACGAAACAAAACAGATATTTGTCCATTACTCCCTGTTTCCAGCGTGATCTAATTCCCTTACTTTTTGCGTTACCACCGTCTAATCCAAACACCTCCTTGTGTTTTTCCCTTTTGCCATTTCCCAGCATTACTTGGAAAGGTGGGAGACAGGGAGAAGCATGTGATGGATGTGCACGGACTTCACAACATCATCATAGTTCCAGTAAATTGATCGACGGATCGAAGAAAATCAAGCAGAAAATAAAACCGCATATAACATTCCATTTTCTGTTCTATATCCAGGACCAGCCACAGCTTCCAAATGACATGAACAGGTCCGGCGCACACAGGCACACACTAAATCATGAATTCACAGACCCAGCCAGTATTTTTCAAATACTCGGTTTTCTGTCCGGTGTGCCGCTTTCACTGGGTGCTTCTTTGAACGctagttactactccctccatccggaaatacctGTCGGAGaaacagatgtatctagacgtattttagttctagatacattcatttttaccAATTTCTACAACAAGaaattccggacggaggaagtatttatCATCATTACTCGAAACTGAACCCTGAAAGTCTGTCCATAGATAACAGGTACCTTCTCcttttcaaaaggaaaaaaaaatgtcTGCACAAATGATTATGCCTCCACATTCCTGGGAATTAGTACTCCTAACCCTGCTGTCAGGACTTTGTATGCGCTCTGGATTTGTCTTGTGACCGGACCGATTttcccatcaccaatttcacgccCGTCAATCATCACAACCTGTTGCAAATCAGAATAGTGGCCATCTAATTAGAATCATAAAATACTTTTCCTTGAACAGGACAGTTCCTGTAAAAACAAATAGCATGCTCAAACCATGAGTTGCATAACACATCACGGGGAAATTTTGACCATTTGATCTGAACACAGGTTCATACAAACCGATGTTTTTTGCTTCACAAGAAAACCATAAATGTAGAACATAACACATGCAAAAATTTGGGCAAACACATGATCATATTTCATATGTGCATTTGTACAGAATAATATTTTTGCACATGCAGATAAGCTAACATGCCTACATCTATTAACCGTTGACATTTTTAGCAACCAAAATGGGTTCATATGATCTGTTCATAGAAGTCGCATTTAAATGTTGCCCAATCTGTACTCATTTCAAAATTAAACAAACGACTGGGGTATTGGCCACAACCTATAACCAAATGTTGGGCGCAGCCCTCTCTCAATCTCTCAGCTCATTGTTGGTggacacacccacacacccacatgACCAGGTAGAACAGATGGGAAGGCAGGGAAGAGATCTGCCTGAGCAACAAATGCCGTATTTAGTGCTTACCAACAAATGCTACATCTCTCTTACAAGCACAACAACTATTGCCTTACAGGCAACAAATGCATCGTCTCACATGATGCTCATCAGCAACACATGCTGTGAGGCTACATCCTTACATGCACTCCTCTTATACACACATGCATGACACACGTACATATGTGCTATATCCTGACACAAAGGCTTGCTACTACATCTTGGCCGGAAAGTGCATCTGGTGGCTGGGGTTCAGGGAGTCCCTTTTTTTTCAGCTTAAAAACATTTTCTACACCTCAAAGAAATCTGAAAAAAATTGTACACAAACATATATGTGTAGTGTATATGTACAAAATTTTCATGAACATATATGTTCTTATGTGAtgtacacaaaaaagacaaatacatAGATTGAAATGGGCTTTTGCTTTGTTGTATTTGGGCCAGATTTTTGTGTCTTGCGTAACTTGCAAATAATCGTATTATTTTATGAAAATATACATATACTCAGAGAACATGTAGATGTATTTGTAGAAAAAAATGAATTTTTCTGAAACTTCTAAATATATTCTGTTAAAAAAAGAGAGCTCCCTGGAGCCCGTCCTATAAAACGCTGCACTCCATCTTGGCTTGCTACTTAGATTCTCTCCATATGGGGTGCCCCTCCTTATATAGAGGTTTATACAGCGTTGTTCAGACACCACCATGCTACAGTACCCAACTGGACACTACTCATGCCTAGCTACTCCCTGTGCATAGGGCATGTATCATCAATTTAAGTAGCTATATTTGTATTATATGTAACAAAAAATATATTTAGAAATATGTATCCAGTGATATGCTTTTGATGACATATAGCACATTATTAGTtagtcaaattgacgacctagaacCACGCGCATGCCTTATGCACCGAGACGGATGGAGTAGCTTCCTTGCATATTAAACTTTACTTTTACTACTACTTGCTGCAGCTCTTTCTTACTCACTAAACAACTAGCAGTCAATTTTCTTTTTGACTACGCTCACTGCCATACTAGAGATGTCTTGCATCTTCTTGTCCAAGCCATAACAATATTAACTCCAACATGGTGGCAGTACAGAAATGGATAGAAAAACATGACCATATAGTGCAAAAAAGTCAGCTCACCGGTGTAATTTCACCCATTGTTCCGGTTGTCCACACCTGCATGTGAAAAACCACATTACCAGGGCAATAAATAGTGTATTTTAACTTACTGTAGTAGTTGAAAGTATGCAGCCTGCCTTATTATGGTAGTTCATAAACAAGGAGAGGGGTTAATTTTGAAGTTCTTCTAAAAGAAACAGCCAAATTTGCATGATTTATTCTACACATACATATGTCATGGAACTGAAACTTATAACTATAACTATAGCTATAGCATCATTTAGGTTTATTAACATTAAAGAGGAAAGTAAAACCTGCACAAAAAGGAAAAGAAGTAATTTCAAAATCTTAAAATGCTTAGTAATTGCTAACTTAGAAGTGGTCGAACTTCCAAAACTTCATAACAAATGTCTGCCGCCTCAAAGTTCTCGTTCGACATGTTTGGCTGGTGGGCGGTAGCCTCATTGTCATTGAAGTCTGACCATCCTGACCTCATCTCTCGTGTGTCCACATCGTCCCAATGTTATACGAACCTAAGATGTTAGTGTGGAATGTGCGCGGCCTCAATAATCGAGCTCGGCGTACGGGTGTTCGGAGCCTCGTCAGTTCAACAGGCACTTCCATTGTCTGTTTGCAGGAGACTAAGTTGGCAGTTGTAACCCCTACTATAGTTATGGAAGACTTTGGTGCGGATTTTGATGATTATTCTGCTTGCTTTTCGACAAAGGGCATCTTTATTGACTCACAATGAAGCGTCAAGCGGATACAATCACAATGAGtgaacacccggcctctgcatagctaagatgcacacagccaacaccaaaaAATAAAATCACACCGGCAAAAAGCAAAGTCATAAAAGACCGAAGCGATGCCTTTGTGgagataaaaaaaggaaaaaacccgAAGCGATCAAACAACGATAGACGATATACAATGACGACCATGACAGCGGCCAACTATCACTTGACAACATAATGACTATGAAATCTTCAAAAGcaacgcctccaagaagggaacgacgcacaAGCGCCGCCATCGCTGGATCCAACCTTCGAAGGCCCGATcgtgggttttcaccctgaagtCCATGTCCGAGCAAACTCCAAGCAATGCCATCAACAGGGTAACGACGTAAAAACgccgccattgccaggtataaccaagtCAGGCTagacctagggttttcacccggagctcgagaccgggtACTCGAGAAGCACCACCAAGTCAAAGTCAACCAATGTTGTCTCCTCCACTTGCCTCAAtcccaacaacagcaacagcagcccACCGTCGCACACGATGAAATCTTTGATGAGAGAGGAATTTCACTCGCACCGCCAAAATCTCAAGTTTGGGACGCTTCGGCAGTGCCGTATCATATCCTCAGAAGTGGCAGCCGACGGGTGATCTGTATTAGACAACACCACTATGCGTGGCCACTagctccatcatcatcatcatcgcctaTGGCAGCAGATCATAACGATGTGGCAATCACAGAGGCGAGGCAGTGCCAACCAGCCAGCCATGTTCGACACCGCCTGGATCCACAACGCCACCTGCACTCCCTAGAGCGGATCACCGCCATGACATGGGGAGCAGATGGCTACCGAAGAGGGCTTGCCGCAGGCGCCCGCGACCCAGCAGAACACGTGAGTATAGGACTGCGTGTTGCCTTCCCACAGACGCAGCCTTCCCGCCAGTGGCAAGGGCGACGACCACGGCATCTACCGGATTATTCTGCTTGCTGGCTACTGACACTCATGGGGGATTATTATAGTTGCGTGGGGTTTTGGTCTCCCCCTCCNNNNNNNNNNNNNNNNNNNNNNNNNNNNNNNNNNNNNNNNNNNNNNNNNNNNNNNNNNNNNNNNNNNNNNNNNNNNNNNNNNNNNNNNNNNNNNNNNNNNNNNNNNNNNNNNNNNNNNNNNNNNNNNNNNNNNNNNNNNNNNNNNNNNNNNNNNNNNNNNNNNNNNNNNNNNNNNNNNNNNNNNNNNNNNNNNNNNNNNNNNNNNNNNNNNNNNNNNNNNNNNGTTGACTTGTGTCTACGGACCATAGGAGGACACAGAGAGGATTGTTTTCCTTGCCGAGCTGCGAGATGGGTGATTTACCCGGCCAGGTTCCTCGGTTGTTTGCGGTTATTTCAACATGATTTACCATGACGAAGACAAGAGCAATGACTACCTGCACAGTCACATGATGGGAAGGTTTAGACGCTTCCTAAATACTGCAAGCTCAAGGAGCTACAGTTGGTTGAATGAGTGTGGTGCCCCCACCTTGGTGAAGCTCGACAAGGTGTTCTACACAATAGATTGGGAGGACCTCCTCCCAAACTTCTCGTTGTAGTGTCTCCCCACTGTGATATCCGACCACTGTCCTTTACTCCTCGACTTTTCGGCACCGCCTGTGGGCCATCGCCGATTCCAGTTCAAGCGGTTCTGGACTAAGATGGATGGATTTGGGGAGATGGTGGCCACAGCCTGGACTGTGGCTCTCGGGGAGCCTGACCCCTATCATCGCATTACGGCTAGACTCAAATCCACGGCTCGCCAGCTGATGAGTTGGAGcgataaggctggtcatagtgggaagtaacttagactagtaatatGTTAATAGTCtgtgttactaccttcatagtgggtagtaacatatgtgtggtatcatgcaagccttcatttatttagatgtagactcattttgccttggcGTGTGTTATGTTACGGTAACATATATGTTACCACAAACACCTCTCTCATTAACTACATGGACTAAGTAAACTTGTTTTGGGGTAcattatgttactagctaagttactcccactatgaccagcctaagaagGTGGGTTGGGGTGCAGCTCATGATGGCTTGCGAGCTCATTTTTCGGTTCGATATGGCGATAGAGTCCCGTTTCTCTCCGCTACAGAGCGCCAGCTTCAAGCCTGCCTCAAGCATGCCTACTTGGGCTTGGCTTCCCTcgagcgcaccatggctttccagtGGGCCAAGATCGCCTGGGTTAGGGAGGGTGACGCCAACACAGTGTTCTTCCACCTGCATGCCTCATACCGGAAGCAGAAGAACGTGATCCACAATCTACAGGTTGATGGTGCGGTGGTTTTTGACCATGCGTCCATGGCTCAAGCTGCGTTTGATCGCTTCCTCTCCCTCTGGGTTCCTCAGAGGAGCGTGAGTTTTCTCGGGATCTTGATTTCTTTGGTTCTCGGGTGGTTGTGCGCCACTTACCGAGGAAGAGATTTGGGAGGTTGTGCGCAGCTCTCTTGGGAGAAGGCACCAGGGCCCAATGGTTTCACAGCGGAGTTCCTCCAATCATGTTGGGGGACGGTGAAGGCTGACTTCATGGCGGCCTTCGCTAAGTTCTTTTCGTGTCAACAAGGCGGAGCGCGACTGCCTCttcgaggagctggaggcggaggaCAAGAACACGCCAGAACAAGACGACGACGATGGCTGCCTCATTCACACCGGAGCAGCATGATGACGATGCCTCTATAGATGGCCTCCGCCCCACCCGCTGTCCGCGCTCCGCCTCTTTGGCATTGTCGTCAACGAGGATACACAAATTTTGATGGCCTCTTTGGCATCGTCGTCAGCTCTACCTCGTTCACGCTGGCCGCCAACGACGACGAGACCGAACCGTCCAGCGCGGGGTTCCTCAACCTCACCTCCGACAGGGGGTAGATTAGAATAGTTTTTTTTAGTTGTTCTagggatcttttgctatgtaaacTGTAACCCTGAAATCAATGAAAAATCTGTATCCACTTTATATTAGGTGACTCTGCTTGGATGGCCTCCATCCCACCCGCTGTCCGCGGACACGTCCGGACGTGTCCGCGGACATTTGGTGATGTCCAATAGGTGCtccgcgttggagatgccctaacattcTTTTTCTATCAATGCATAGAAACGCAAGCCTTTGCGTTTTCTCAAAAGAAAAATGCTTAGTAGTTTAAAACATACTTCTGCTATTTTATCTTGTCTAGTTTAGTAGATAAGTGCACATTTCAGTATAAAGGATATTATACAGTTGCGAAGCAAAAAACCTCAGTAGAAGGACAAGATGAACAAATGTTCATGACATAAAATATCTAACCTCATCTGCAGCATGAAATTCAGATAGACTAATTCGCCGTTCACGTAATACCAGGTTTTCTTTCACAACAAGATCCATGACCTGATATTTTCATTCAATATGCAAAATATTAATTAGTAACTTCAATAAACAGGAAGATTGAGTTTTCTGTGGAACCATGTAAGTTCAGTTGTTCACCCTAGCAATGGGCACTATCGACTAATAAATTTCCTCTTCCATGCATGTAGGCAAACATATCATATTTATACATGTCATGATTTAGCAAAACATATTCATCATACCTACTAAAAAATATAGCAATAGACAACCATCTTAGCGATAGACAAGCAAAGAATATTTATGCATATTCatgtgaaatgaaaaaaaaaggaaCAGAAACCACTATCAAATAAGGCAACTGGGCAGAAGCTGCAGAACACATAGAGGAAGATGCTAAGGctacaaaaattgtgatgactttcCGCTTCCGCATTGTGAATATTTTACATTTTGTTTCAAAGATAGTTTAGAGCATGTCCATAATTCAAGAATCTCATTGTCTCCATAAAGAGGAAACTGGCCCCTCTCCAAATTGCACTGGGTTCTGTTTATCAAAGTGAGAAAAGACTGTTTATCTGATTGCCATAATTCATAAGAGTATATCAAACCCATATGTTGTCTTACCATGAGCAGATCGTATCCACTGGGCTGGGTAAATATAGGTATTTTTAATCAAGAATTCAAGATTTGCTTTTGTTTAAATGTGTTCTTTATATAGTAATTCGATATATTGCACCAGAACGCCATTTACTAGACCGATAagaatcaaaaggatcgaactatgtATTTGTTGCTTGTATGTGAATCTTCCAGTGAATATCTAGTTGTATGAAGTACTGGTTCATGATATGAGTTGGGTACTGCTAAGCAGTATTGGGCCTTGACAGAAGTATTGGCACAGAACAAAACATGCCATTTCAAATTGGTGGGAACCACTTCTGTAGATTGGCTCCAATTATTTCCAAGTGGAAGATGAATAAGCTTACAGTTGCACGGGTAATTCCTGGAAGGCAGTAGTCCGCATGAGGTGTCAATACAATGCCCTTCTTAACCATAAACTGCAGTTAATGCACAAGCACTTTAAGAAAAACTATATGACGAATATTGAGCTATTTGAACTGATCCTAATTGCACGTACTATGTTTGTTGCATTTGTTTCTGATACAAAACCATCTTGATCTAGCATGATAGCATCCTCAGCCTGTGCAAGATTACCTTCTATCTGCATAGAAGCAATAGTATTTGAGGCCCATTGCAATTTCCAATGCCTTCATTTTAGATAAGATTCAAGGAGCTTGCTAGATTAGAGCTTCAAATCTTAAGATAAATGACCTTTGCCAGAATGTTGTTAATAAGATTGTTGTGATGTATCTTCGAATCTACGCTCTGAAACAAGTCATGGAAACAACCAAGGTCAACATTTGTTCAATAAAGAGATAATAAAAGACGCTTCATATAAAAATAGAACAGATGAGAAACCAAAAGCCAAATTGTAAAGTAGTAGGTAAATGGGTCTTACATTTGGAGAATTACGACGTGTGGTGGCAGTTACCAACTTTATCCCATGTGAGTTATCATAAACTGGTGGTTTCCACTCTGCGAGTACTGAAAAAGACCAAATATAAGGTCTTACCATTATTAAGTCAACCTAGTCTTCCAATGACAATTGACTGGACCAAATAGAGTCATAACGGCACACGTCATTTCGAACAATAAAGTACAGCAAACATGCCGACAGTGAAACCACAACCAGGCAGTCACCATTTACGAGTCATTACATTTTGGATGAAGCTCAGTGAATCGAATCGTATGGTCTTACACGCCAACACTGATTGCTAGTCACAAGAGATGATTACAGAATAGGATAATACTCCATCCGCTTctaaatataagatcttttagagaTTTTAATGCGGACCAcgtgcggatgtatatagacatattttagaatgtagattcactcattttgctacgaatgtagtccatactggaatctctacaaaggtttatattcaggaacggagggagtataatttagtcAGAAACCAGAAAATAACAAACATGATGTACAGATTtaagcacaaaaaacacaatcaagtAAAAAAAAGTGGGATCAAAATGTGAATACCAATCAAGACACACCCATATAGATTGAAGGCTGGACTCATTCCAGATGTCACCTACAGTTAAGGCAggcagtgcacaaaatgggtaagTAGGTCATGGGAAGAAGATTGCAAACACACACTGTAGAACAGTGGAAGTGACAATGCTGATGAGTAATGAATCTATATCTATAGTAATACCTTCTTCCCACGGGTGAGAGTGAGCCTTATATGTGCATTATTGAACATCCCATTTGCGTTAAGAGTCTTAAATATTGCATCCTTAATCTGCATTAAAACACATGCATACCAAACACTCAGTTCAGTAGTTCAAATTTCAAAGTGAGCCTTCAGCAATCCTCTTAAATGAAAATTGGGAAACACATTAGTATTTTAAACCTAAACAAAAAGATGCCTGCCAAACAAGCAGCTACATGGTTCTTTCTTGCAATACTATAAATAACAAGTGAGAAGCATGTAAGTAGAAGTAGTTACCCAATCACGACTGGGCACATTGCTGAAGGCCATAGCTTTTGTAGAATCAAACAACCTAGAAGAGAATGATAAAGAGGGTTACTGCATAGTAGATCATAAGCAGAAAAGATATGGCAAGCCAAATAAAATATAGAAGTACTATACCTATCCAAGTGTTCTTCAAGTTTGAATACTTTCCCATCATATATACGCAATCCTTCCCACACAGCATCGCCTCCTTGTACAACTGAATCGAACACTGAAACCTTTACATCGCAGATGATTAGAAAAAAGAATTGGGAGAACTGATCAAGTGTGACCAGTTTAATGTTGCAATGCTGATTAAACAGCAAAAGTTACGAGTGCATACCCTTGCACTATCACGTGGCAAAAGTTCATCTCCAACCcaaacaagaatttttttattttctggtaCAGGAAGAGGAGGATCAGGCGGTGGTGGCAGCAGGGATCCTGTTGTTCTCCGTACCTGGCGCTTCAGCATATTGTAGAAGGGCAAGCTTTGCTCAAGTAGGTCATAAAATGCAAATGGAAAAGTCTGCAATCAAATAAGGTCAATGTTAACAATAAGACATGTTTTAATTGCCAAACACATCGAAGCAAGATGAAGTCAATTGTATCTTGATAACTAAGCAAGTCCAACAGCTCTTCTAAAATACACCCCTATATCTCCATATAGGCGCTCCTCTAAAAAGATTCCTCCAGTAAATTTTGCCCAAGTTTCAGGAAAACCAACAAATCTCATCCCCTATGTCACTCTCTAATTAGATAAATATACGTCCTCCGTTCCGTATTAATTGACGTTTTGGAAAACATCCAACAGATTAAGGAAAGTGATAAAATCCCTTTGCTGCCCCTTACTAATCCTAAAAACGAATCCAGCACCCCAAAAttggaaacagaggagggaaaATGCGTGAGAAGTGGGGTGACCTGAGAGAGTGAGGGGCAAATTTGGAAACCTGCGGAAAATGCTAAGTGTAGTGCGCTAGGACGTCAATTAATTAAAAAAAAGAGCTTGAGGCCAGGACGTCAAAtaatatggaatggagggagtattatatatgtTGGTCCCATCTATCATAAAGATGAGAAAAGATATAGGGGACACCGAGAAAGCCAGCAAACGCGATCCTGAGCAAGATATAGGGGCACCCCAGAAATGAGGAAGGTGATAGGGGAACTGCTGAAGCACCGTTTTTCTCACCTTCTTCCCTTCGTTGGGTCTAGGAGACGTGATAGACTGATAGGGGGACTGTCGGACTTGCTCTTAGAGACAACTTTTTTTAAAGGAATGGGATTCATTAAAAGGGTTAAATGCAATACCTAACCTTCTCATAAATACACCGGCTACTCTGTACACCAGAAGGAATTACGATAAGGCTTTATGGCCAGAGGTAATAATTCTTAGGCTCAGTTTTTGGTTGCTGAACTGTTCTTTGTTGTGCTTATTTATAATCTGCTGTGGAAAACTTGACATGGAAATAGGCGAAAGCAGGTCAAACAAACTCTCAAATAGGAAAAGCGGGTGGGATAAACGTGATTATGAGAATCCATCGCAATGTCAAATGCAGCCTTAGTGTCCATGTTTTTTAGTATGTCCTTTCTGATACAAGTATGACTGACTAAATATGCAAAGTTAGCTAGAATAGAAGTACTAATAAATTACTGGAAATCAAGAGAGAGACGTTTGATGCAGGCTTACCATAGGGTAACGACGGGATTTCGAGAAGCCCGTAGATGTATGTACACTTTCATACCACCAGGGGGCCCAAATACCATCAAAGTCCCTTGGGCCAGCTTTCCATCTACAAGTTAGAAACAATCCAAATGGTTTAAGAAAGCACACCACCTTCTTACTATGTGTGCTCTAAGCGAAAAACTAGGACAATGAAACCTATTTCATTCTTATGCACAACCCGCATACTTGAGCATTTGTGGCTGGAAAGGAATGCCTAGGTCCTCACAGAGTCCACTCAAGACGGCCTGCATTGGACGGGTAAACAAACTGCATTGAATTGGATTGCAATTTGCAAATGTAGTTATTATACAGTGAAGCAATGTTATACCATTAAAATGCCTTCATGCATTAAAATGTTAAATGTAATAAACATGGAAACTACTGCAGACATCATGATTGCAAACCATAAAACTGAAGTGAACTCAAATTGATCAGTTCGGTGTTTAGTAATCCTAATAGTTTGAAGCTGCACTGTCAGGCCCTTCAAGGCACTGCTACACAATAATATAGATGAGATAATTTATGAGTAAACTCAAAATTTCCAATTTGGTAAATATCCTAATA encodes the following:
- the LOC123144296 gene encoding branched-chain-amino-acid aminotransferase-like protein 1, with translation MASPPEGVEPAVIHAWSAPRSLSTSLMYSFSERDDMDVLDEPLYANFLRVTGVDRPYRQELLSKMDPDGNKVVKEVIFGPGEKAYRYCKHIAKQRLPNLTGDLMKKGKHFILIRNPMNILPSFDKVVPPSFLELGVAELVAIYSELCELGSPPPVIDADDLQRDPEAVLSGLCEDLGIPFQPQMLKWKAGPRDFDGIWAPWWYESVHTSTGFSKSRRYPMTFPFAFYDLLEQSLPFYNMLKRQVRRTTGSLLPPPPDPPLPVPENKKILVWVGDELLPRDSARVSVFDSVVQGGDAVWEGLRIYDGKVFKLEEHLDRLFDSTKAMAFSNVPSRDWIKDAIFKTLNANGMFNNAHIRLTLTRGKKVTSGMSPAFNLYGCVLIVLAEWKPPVYDNSHGIKLVTATTRRNSPNSVDSKIHHNNLINNILAKIEGNLAQAEDAIMLDQDGFVSETNATNIFMVKKGIVLTPHADYCLPGITRATVMDLVVKENLVLRERRISLSEFHAADEVWTTGTMGEITPVVMIDGREIGDGKIGPVTRQIQSAYKVLTAGLGVLIPRNVEA